The following coding sequences are from one Hippopotamus amphibius kiboko isolate mHipAmp2 chromosome 9, mHipAmp2.hap2, whole genome shotgun sequence window:
- the RPS13 gene encoding 40S ribosomal protein S13, with protein MGRMHAPGKGLSQSALPYRRSVPTWLKLTSDDVKEQIYKLAKKGLTPSQIGVILRDSHGVAQVRFVTGNKILRILKSKGLAPDLPEDLYHLIKKAVAVRKHLERNRKDKDAKFRLILIESRIHRLARYYKTKRVLPPNWKYESSTASALVA; from the exons ATGGGTCGCATGCACGCTCCCGG GAAGGGCCTGTCCCAGTCGGCTCTGCCCTACCGCCGCAGCGTCCCCACA TGGCTGAAGCTGACGTCTGACGACGTGAAGGAGCAAATCTACAAACTGGCCAAGAAGGGCCTGACTCCCTCACAAATCG gtgTGATCCTGAGAGATTCACATGGTGTTGCACAAGTACGTTTTGTGACAGGCAATAAAATCTTGAGAATTCTTAAGTCCAAAGGACTTGCTCCTGATCTTCCTGAGGATCTCTATCATTTAATTAAGAAAGCTGTTGCTGTTCGAAAACATcttgagagaaacagaaag gataaaGATGCTAAATTCCGTCTGATTCTGATTGAGAGCCGTATTCACCGGTTGGCTCGATACTACAAGACCAAACGAGTCCTCCCCCCCAATTGGAAATA cgAGTCATCCACAGCCTCTGCCCTGGTTGCATAA